One window of the Runella slithyformis DSM 19594 genome contains the following:
- the rsmI gene encoding 16S rRNA (cytidine(1402)-2'-O)-methyltransferase, which produces MKPKLYLVPTPIGNLEDITLRAINMLKNVDVVLAEDTRTSGHLLKHLGISKPLQSYHIHNEHQTVQRIIQRILKGETMALVSDAGTPAVSDPGFLLVRECLKNGIDIECLPGPTAFIPALVNSGLPTDRFTFEGFLPHKKGRQTRLIELKEEERTMIFYESPHRLLKSLEQFAEYFGADRQASVSRELTKLFEETIRGTLTEIIAYFAEKTIKGEIVIIVAGKP; this is translated from the coding sequence GTGAAACCAAAACTTTATCTGGTCCCTACGCCCATCGGCAACTTAGAAGATATAACTCTCCGCGCCATCAATATGTTGAAAAATGTAGATGTTGTTTTGGCAGAGGACACTCGCACCTCAGGACATTTGCTCAAACATTTAGGAATAAGTAAACCCTTGCAGAGCTATCATATCCATAATGAGCATCAAACGGTGCAGCGCATCATTCAGCGAATTCTGAAAGGCGAAACCATGGCGCTGGTCTCTGACGCAGGCACCCCGGCCGTGTCTGACCCGGGCTTTTTACTGGTCCGCGAATGCCTTAAAAACGGCATCGACATCGAATGCCTGCCGGGCCCTACAGCCTTTATTCCCGCCTTGGTCAACTCCGGTCTGCCCACCGACCGATTTACGTTTGAAGGTTTTTTGCCGCACAAAAAGGGCCGTCAGACACGCCTGATCGAACTGAAAGAAGAAGAGCGAACGATGATCTTTTATGAATCACCGCACCGCCTGCTGAAATCACTGGAACAATTTGCGGAATATTTCGGGGCCGACCGTCAGGCGTCGGTTTCTCGGGAATTGACAAAGCTCTTTGAAGAGACTATTCGTGGGACTTTAACGGAAATTATTGCTTATTTTGCCGAAAAAACAATCAAAGGTGAAATCGTTATCATTGTTGCGGGAAAACCATAA
- a CDS encoding lipoprotein N-acyltransferase Lnb domain-containing protein, with the protein MAVKITSCLSIFYFIFFTLHSPLYAQSLSPDAKVSLITIAPGSSVFEGSGFGHSSLWVYDPLNGISKNYNYGTFTFQTGNFLLKFVQGTLPYTLSVAPMEYVVPHYEAERRDMTEQVLNLSQNQKQRLYDFLENNALPENREYKYRFFFDNCSSRIRDVLQVACGDSLVYYNKPIDGEAKSFRQWMNEYLVHKPWEKFLMNLGIGLPSDAIATPQQEMYLPYNLMHHFDKATLGGRPLVRITQPLVTTNFSHREQPSQPWWLSPTMLFGLLTAFVVWKTQRQQKQAKISLIFDKVFFPIIGLAGWILFGLATATDHGVTEWNLHLLWALPLYFPLAFFLTGKKQAGWMQKFITLSLGLLIAYVLVVTVGSLFKGIFIGLPLEAWLLIFCLFYRLWFLRKRV; encoded by the coding sequence TTGGCTGTCAAAATAACCTCCTGCCTGAGTATATTTTACTTTATCTTCTTCACTCTTCACTCTCCACTCTATGCCCAATCTCTGAGCCCGGACGCCAAGGTAAGTCTTATTACCATTGCTCCGGGGAGCAGTGTGTTTGAAGGAAGCGGCTTCGGACACAGCTCGCTTTGGGTATATGACCCACTGAACGGCATCAGCAAAAATTACAATTACGGAACCTTCACGTTTCAGACAGGCAACTTCCTGTTAAAATTTGTGCAGGGGACTCTTCCTTATACGCTGTCAGTAGCGCCGATGGAATACGTGGTGCCTCACTACGAAGCCGAACGGCGAGACATGACCGAGCAGGTGCTGAATTTATCCCAAAATCAAAAACAGCGTTTGTATGATTTTTTGGAAAACAACGCTCTTCCCGAAAACCGTGAATACAAGTACCGTTTCTTTTTTGACAACTGCTCCAGTCGCATTCGAGATGTGCTCCAAGTAGCTTGCGGCGACAGCTTGGTGTACTATAACAAACCCATTGACGGCGAAGCCAAAAGTTTTCGTCAGTGGATGAATGAATACCTGGTGCATAAGCCCTGGGAGAAATTTTTAATGAATTTAGGAATAGGTCTTCCTTCCGACGCCATTGCCACTCCCCAACAGGAGATGTATCTTCCCTACAACCTCATGCACCATTTTGACAAAGCTACTCTGGGAGGCCGACCGCTGGTACGCATTACCCAACCGCTGGTGACGACCAACTTTTCCCACCGGGAGCAGCCCTCACAACCGTGGTGGCTGAGTCCAACGATGTTGTTTGGCCTTCTGACAGCCTTTGTTGTTTGGAAAACGCAGCGACAGCAAAAACAGGCGAAAATCTCCCTGATCTTCGATAAGGTGTTTTTCCCCATCATTGGCTTGGCCGGTTGGATTCTATTCGGTCTTGCCACGGCCACCGACCACGGCGTGACGGAATGGAATCTCCATCTGTTGTGGGCCCTTCCGCTGTATTTCCCGTTGGCCTTCTTTCTGACCGGCAAAAAACAGGCGGGTTGGATGCAAAAATTTATAACGTTGAGCCTTGGCTTACTGATTGCCTATGTATTGGTTGTGACTGTTGGCAGCCTATTCAAAGGTATTTTCATCGGTTTGCCTTTAGAGGCCTGGCTGCTTATTTTCTGCCTTTTTTATCGTTTATGGTTTCTTCGCAAACGGGTTTAA
- a CDS encoding inositol monophosphatase family protein translates to MHLELITHQTIEIVREAGAFIKHEAAKFDRSLTEYKAANNLVSYVDKETEKLLVTGLRQILPEAGFITEEGTAGEESNPDELYWIIDPLDGTANFIHSLPVYCVSVGLVKNNIPIAGVIYHLGTEELFFGWQGGGAWSVSLRYMLNGLALDSTFLQGATRLKVSSATTLSDSLLATGFPYYKFEKQEQYLKVLETLMQSCHGLRRMGAAAIDLAYVAAGRFEAFYEYNLNSWDMAAGALLILEAGGQITDFSGGQEWLFGGDVIAGCAAQTELLEVIKHHWA, encoded by the coding sequence ATGCACCTCGAACTCATTACGCACCAAACCATAGAGATCGTCCGTGAAGCGGGAGCGTTCATCAAGCATGAAGCTGCCAAATTTGACCGCTCGCTGACCGAATACAAGGCCGCCAATAACCTTGTATCGTACGTTGACAAAGAAACCGAAAAACTGCTGGTAACGGGCCTGCGCCAAATTTTGCCCGAAGCGGGCTTTATCACCGAAGAAGGCACCGCCGGCGAAGAATCCAACCCCGACGAACTGTATTGGATCATTGATCCGCTCGACGGCACGGCCAATTTCATCCACAGCCTGCCCGTGTACTGCGTCAGTGTAGGGTTGGTAAAGAATAATATCCCCATTGCGGGCGTCATTTACCATTTAGGCACCGAAGAGCTGTTCTTCGGCTGGCAGGGCGGCGGTGCGTGGTCCGTAAGTTTACGGTACATGCTTAACGGTTTAGCGTTAGACAGCACTTTTCTCCAGGGCGCCACCCGTCTGAAGGTTTCGTCCGCCACTACCCTCAGCGACAGCCTTTTAGCAACAGGCTTCCCGTATTATAAGTTTGAAAAACAGGAACAATACCTCAAAGTACTCGAAACGCTCATGCAAAGCTGCCACGGGCTGCGCCGCATGGGCGCGGCAGCCATCGACCTGGCCTACGTAGCGGCGGGTCGTTTTGAAGCCTTCTATGAATACAATCTCAACTCATGGGACATGGCCGCCGGAGCACTCCTTATTTTGGAAGCGGGCGGGCAGATCACCGATTTTTCGGGCGGACAGGAATGGCTGTTTGGCGGTGATGTTATTGCCGGCTGTGCTGCCCAAACAGAACTGCTGGAAGTGATCAAACATCATTGGGCATAA
- a CDS encoding SMP-30/gluconolactonase/LRE family protein: MKALLYFLFFPLFLYPFSLVSQTPEEYPVHPDAQVKEGVPKGEVLKFTFENSAIFPGTWREYWVYVPAQYDASQPACVYINQDGVQWQAPTVFDNLIHQKVMPVTIGVFIMHGRVKAAKPDEALDRFNRSFEYDGLGDNYARFLLEELLPDVEKKKTTDGRAIRLSKNGNDRAIGGSSSGAVCAFTAAWERPDAFSRVFSAIGTYVGLRGADRYHTLLRKYEPKPLRIFLQDGTNDLNIYAGDWWMANQTMEQALQFSGYEVAHVWGEGGHNGKHGTAIFADAMRYVWKDWPQPVKTGATKNPMLNDILLPNESWQLVGEGYRFSEGPASNAKGEVFFDDGPAGNIWKVGVDGKVKRFAENSGNVYGQAFAPNGDLYATAMTAQKVNRYKPDGKSAMITEGFAGNDIVVANNGNAYVTNPSSDANVLSKVWLIRPNGEKAEVDTGLRFANGVTLSPDQTLLYVADTRSHWVYSYSILEDGTLANKQKYYWIHAPDTADDAQADGLKTDRDGRLYVATRMGIQVCDQAGRVNAIIPTPNEKVSNICFGGENFDILYATCGDKVYKRKVKVKGANAWDKPTKPTAPRL, encoded by the coding sequence ATGAAAGCCCTTCTCTATTTTTTATTCTTTCCTCTTTTCCTGTATCCTTTCTCCCTCGTTTCGCAAACGCCTGAAGAATACCCCGTGCATCCCGATGCGCAGGTCAAAGAAGGCGTGCCGAAAGGAGAAGTTCTGAAGTTCACGTTTGAGAATTCCGCCATTTTTCCGGGTACGTGGCGCGAATATTGGGTTTATGTACCGGCCCAATACGACGCCTCCCAACCCGCCTGCGTGTATATAAACCAAGACGGTGTTCAGTGGCAGGCCCCGACGGTATTTGATAATTTGATCCATCAAAAAGTGATGCCCGTCACGATCGGCGTGTTTATCATGCACGGACGTGTAAAAGCAGCCAAGCCTGATGAAGCCCTCGACCGCTTCAACCGCAGTTTTGAATACGACGGTTTGGGAGACAATTACGCCCGTTTTTTGTTGGAAGAACTTCTGCCCGATGTTGAAAAAAAGAAGACCACCGACGGTCGCGCGATTCGACTTTCCAAAAACGGCAACGACCGCGCCATCGGAGGCTCCAGCAGCGGCGCGGTATGCGCTTTTACGGCCGCCTGGGAGCGGCCCGATGCCTTTAGCCGAGTCTTCAGTGCCATCGGTACGTATGTAGGTTTGCGTGGAGCCGACCGCTATCATACGCTTTTACGCAAATACGAACCCAAGCCTTTACGCATTTTTTTACAGGACGGCACCAACGACCTCAATATCTACGCCGGCGACTGGTGGATGGCCAACCAAACCATGGAACAGGCGCTGCAATTTTCGGGCTATGAAGTAGCACACGTTTGGGGAGAAGGAGGACACAACGGAAAACACGGCACCGCTATTTTTGCCGACGCCATGCGGTATGTATGGAAAGACTGGCCGCAGCCCGTCAAAACAGGTGCTACCAAAAACCCTATGCTCAACGATATTCTGCTGCCCAATGAGAGCTGGCAGCTCGTGGGCGAAGGTTATCGTTTTTCAGAAGGCCCGGCCTCCAATGCAAAAGGAGAGGTCTTTTTTGACGATGGACCGGCCGGAAACATTTGGAAAGTGGGGGTCGATGGAAAAGTAAAACGGTTTGCCGAAAATTCAGGCAATGTGTACGGACAGGCCTTTGCCCCCAACGGCGACCTCTACGCCACTGCCATGACGGCCCAAAAGGTAAACCGGTACAAACCCGACGGCAAATCCGCCATGATCACCGAAGGCTTCGCGGGGAATGACATCGTCGTGGCCAACAACGGCAATGCCTACGTGACCAACCCTTCGTCTGATGCAAACGTGTTGAGTAAGGTATGGCTGATCAGGCCCAATGGCGAAAAAGCGGAAGTGGATACCGGACTGCGCTTTGCTAACGGTGTGACACTCTCTCCCGACCAAACACTGCTTTATGTGGCGGATACGCGTTCGCATTGGGTCTACAGTTATTCCATTCTTGAAGATGGAACGTTGGCCAACAAACAAAAATATTACTGGATCCACGCGCCGGATACCGCCGATGATGCGCAGGCCGACGGACTCAAAACCGACCGCGACGGGCGGCTGTACGTGGCGACGCGCATGGGCATTCAGGTCTGTGACCAGGCCGGTCGTGTAAATGCCATCATTCCGACCCCCAACGAAAAGGTATCCAATATCTGCTTTGGCGGAGAAAATTTTGATATTCTTTATGCCACCTGCGGCGATAAAGTGTACAAACGTAAAGTGAAGGTAAAGGGCGCCAATGCGTGGGATAAGCCCACTAAACCCACCGCGCCGAGGCTGTAA
- a CDS encoding PepSY-associated TM helix domain-containing protein has translation MKFKISDKTVFAWHSWLGLIVGLFSLFLSITGILLLFSDEIDAALSPELLNVQPAPKRFPADSMLSTLQHTYPQAVLIETHLNTSHPGRAVVTELILDGESQLVYWNPYTNQLNGLRKKEDVWKNSILEWHEELTAGDVGHVFLFIVGLALLGSVLTGVWYYRKSLLKVFTVGVRRKNTYLFNADLHKLTGVISCLFLVLMAGTGTFFHWEKIERMMGEEGEQPREVKADFSAPVLSKVKFSLDGLLRDAAQNVPDFLPEHIQYPRTEASVVVSGTHSKSIRLLGEFNTRVVFDTGSSQFKEVIHQEDGDMEQMMEKSFEQLHYGQYGGLWSKIIYALGGLCLSALSLTGFVIWLKKK, from the coding sequence ATGAAATTTAAAATTTCCGATAAAACCGTTTTTGCCTGGCACAGTTGGCTGGGTCTGATTGTAGGCCTGTTTTCATTGTTCTTAAGTATCACCGGCATTCTGCTGTTGTTTAGTGACGAAATAGATGCGGCCCTTTCGCCGGAATTGCTCAACGTTCAACCTGCTCCCAAAAGATTCCCGGCCGACTCTATGCTTTCAACCTTGCAGCATACGTATCCGCAGGCAGTGCTTATTGAAACCCATTTAAACACTTCTCATCCCGGCCGTGCCGTCGTAACGGAACTCATCCTTGACGGTGAGTCACAGTTAGTATACTGGAATCCTTATACCAATCAACTCAACGGCCTCCGTAAAAAGGAAGACGTATGGAAGAACTCCATTCTTGAATGGCACGAAGAACTTACCGCAGGTGACGTTGGGCATGTGTTCCTGTTTATTGTGGGTCTGGCACTGCTGGGCTCCGTACTGACGGGCGTATGGTATTATCGAAAATCGCTGTTGAAGGTTTTTACAGTAGGTGTCAGACGCAAAAATACGTACCTGTTCAATGCCGACCTGCACAAGTTAACGGGCGTGATCAGCTGCCTGTTTTTAGTACTGATGGCAGGGACCGGCACTTTTTTTCATTGGGAAAAAATAGAACGAATGATGGGCGAAGAAGGCGAGCAACCGCGTGAGGTCAAAGCTGACTTTTCGGCTCCCGTTCTCTCTAAAGTCAAGTTTTCTCTCGACGGGCTTCTCCGTGATGCCGCCCAAAATGTACCGGACTTTCTTCCGGAACATATACAGTATCCGCGCACAGAAGCCTCCGTTGTTGTTTCAGGCACTCATTCGAAAAGCATTCGCCTGTTGGGTGAATTTAACACACGTGTTGTGTTCGACACCGGTTCATCCCAGTTCAAAGAAGTTATCCATCAGGAGGATGGAGATATGGAACAAATGATGGAAAAATCGTTTGAACAGCTTCACTATGGCCAATATGGCGGCTTGTGGAGTAAGATCATCTATGCACTGGGCGGCTTATGTTTATCGGCACTTTCCCTAACGGGTTTTGTTATTTGGCTGAAAAAGAAATGA
- a CDS encoding c-type cytochrome domain-containing protein, with the protein MNRKFQAIAEQALIVSAIFILFLVLFESKLAVPVWLQSVGRMHPLFLHFPIVLLLLALGMEFFRFNPSNAANAFYRTFLTNFWLIGALLAALTVIMGLFLAKEPGYEGETLPWHKWTGIAAFFLAAIGYWCRPLTWYQAPVAKGLALVTALFIVVAGHYGSVLTHGDDFITGPILKSEPVPLEDAIVFKDVIQPIFEQKCVSCHNPDKLKGELMLTDVQSILKGGKTGKLFVAGQPEISLLLQRIHLPSEDKKHMPPIGKSQLNPQEIALLSLWIKAKADFTKKVIDLPLNDSLRLIAATFLSPVRQEEENFDFAAADEETIQKLTTEFRSIAPLARESPALAVNFFNKTAFTSEKIKELKEIKEQVVFLNLAKMPVKDADLSQITAFENLQKLDLNFTDITGKGLKELTGLKQLKNLSISGTKVTVKELQAVLPDFKSLNTLVVWNTGLTDGEIKQLQKTYPQIRFIEGFKDDGKNPIKLNPPQVKNKLTIFNEPLLVQLAHPVKGVQIRYTTDGTEPDSIKSLLFTNQTLIKASTNIRAKAYKEGWFGSDAVAFDFFKRTYVPDSVRLLLPLNRVHQAEGAKSFFDGKLGTFNANSPAWANNWLGVRNNDLALMAEFKRPILLSSVELRIMEETETGIFPPESIEVWGGNSPDQLKKIAIIKPTIPTKYRTHILQAVGGKFKPQTVSYLKIVAKPLSQMPEWHGGKGKPALLLVDEMFFN; encoded by the coding sequence ATGAATAGAAAGTTCCAAGCCATTGCCGAGCAGGCATTGATCGTTTCCGCGATTTTTATCCTTTTTTTAGTGCTGTTTGAAAGCAAACTGGCGGTGCCTGTGTGGCTGCAATCCGTGGGACGCATGCACCCACTGTTTCTTCACTTTCCCATCGTTCTGCTGCTGTTGGCATTGGGAATGGAATTTTTTCGGTTCAACCCCTCCAATGCCGCCAATGCTTTTTACCGTACCTTTTTGACCAACTTTTGGCTTATTGGGGCTTTGTTGGCAGCCCTGACAGTTATTATGGGGCTGTTTTTAGCCAAAGAGCCCGGCTATGAAGGGGAAACATTGCCGTGGCATAAATGGACCGGAATTGCCGCTTTCTTTTTGGCCGCTATCGGTTACTGGTGTCGACCCCTGACGTGGTACCAAGCTCCCGTGGCCAAAGGGTTGGCGTTGGTTACTGCGTTGTTTATCGTCGTGGCCGGGCATTACGGCTCCGTTTTGACGCACGGCGACGATTTTATTACGGGTCCAATCCTCAAATCTGAGCCCGTTCCGTTGGAGGATGCCATCGTTTTTAAGGATGTCATCCAACCCATTTTCGAACAAAAATGTGTCAGTTGCCATAACCCTGATAAGCTTAAAGGGGAACTGATGCTGACCGATGTTCAATCCATTCTGAAGGGCGGAAAAACGGGAAAACTGTTTGTGGCGGGTCAACCCGAGATCAGTCTGTTGCTGCAACGCATTCACCTGCCCTCGGAAGATAAGAAACACATGCCACCCATCGGGAAATCTCAACTCAATCCGCAGGAAATTGCGTTATTATCCCTGTGGATAAAAGCCAAAGCGGATTTTACGAAAAAGGTGATCGATTTGCCGCTCAACGATTCGCTCAGACTCATTGCCGCCACTTTTCTGTCACCTGTTCGGCAGGAAGAAGAAAATTTTGATTTTGCGGCGGCCGACGAAGAGACCATTCAGAAGCTGACGACCGAGTTTCGGAGCATAGCCCCTCTGGCGCGCGAATCGCCGGCATTAGCGGTTAATTTCTTTAATAAAACGGCGTTTACTTCGGAAAAAATCAAGGAGTTAAAAGAGATAAAAGAGCAGGTGGTGTTTTTGAATCTGGCCAAAATGCCCGTCAAAGATGCGGATCTTTCTCAAATTACGGCTTTTGAAAACCTGCAAAAACTGGACTTGAATTTTACCGATATTACCGGTAAAGGACTGAAGGAATTGACAGGATTGAAACAATTGAAAAACCTGTCGATTTCAGGAACAAAGGTAACCGTGAAGGAATTACAGGCGGTACTGCCCGATTTTAAAAGCCTCAATACCCTCGTGGTCTGGAACACCGGCCTGACGGATGGAGAGATCAAACAACTCCAAAAAACGTATCCTCAGATTCGATTCATTGAAGGGTTTAAGGATGATGGAAAAAATCCGATCAAACTGAATCCACCGCAGGTAAAAAACAAATTGACGATTTTTAATGAGCCGCTGTTGGTACAGTTGGCGCACCCCGTCAAAGGAGTACAGATTCGCTACACCACGGATGGAACAGAGCCCGACAGTATTAAATCGCTGCTGTTTACCAACCAAACACTCATAAAGGCAAGTACCAACATCCGCGCCAAAGCCTACAAAGAAGGCTGGTTTGGCAGCGATGCAGTGGCGTTTGATTTTTTCAAAAGAACCTATGTGCCCGACAGCGTGCGTCTGCTTTTACCCCTCAATCGCGTGCATCAGGCCGAAGGAGCCAAATCATTCTTTGACGGAAAATTGGGTACGTTCAATGCCAACAGCCCTGCATGGGCCAATAACTGGCTGGGTGTACGAAACAATGATCTGGCCCTGATGGCAGAATTCAAAAGACCGATTTTGCTTTCGTCGGTGGAATTACGTATCATGGAAGAAACCGAAACGGGCATTTTTCCGCCGGAATCCATTGAAGTATGGGGCGGAAATTCACCCGATCAATTGAAAAAAATCGCAATCATCAAACCTACTATCCCAACCAAGTACCGAACGCACATATTGCAGGCGGTGGGAGGGAAGTTTAAACCGCAAACCGTTTCATACCTCAAAATCGTCGCCAAACCGTTGTCCCAAATGCCCGAATGGCACGGAGGCAAAGGAAAGCCGGCGTTATTGTTGGTCGATGAGATGTTTTTCAATTAG
- a CDS encoding DUF1501 domain-containing protein: MEKEFLEHGLTFNRRRFLSTMSLGLGSVALGSLMIPNLLNGGEVDEAGFVPGIPHFAPKAKRVIYLFQNGAPSQFETFDYKPKLCEMVGQELPPSVRGMQRLTGMTANQASFPLAASFVDFKQYGQSGAWISDLLPYTSKIVDDLCIVKSMYTEAINHDPALTFFQTGSQQGNRPSMGAWLSYGLGNENKNLPDFTVLLSRGIGNGQGVYSKLWSNGFLDSIHQGVQFSKGEDPVLYLRDPEGMDRAARREMLDNLSELNQLSYSEFGDPEIAAKVKQYEMAYRMQTAVPEVMDLSKEPDDIVKLYGPDCLVPGTYAANCLLARKLSESGVRFVQLYHQGWDQHGNLPFEITSQAKDVDQASAALVTDLKQRGLLDETLVIWGGEFGRTSYSQGKLTADNYGRDHHPRCFTIWMAGGGIKPGMVYGDTDDVGYNVSRNPVHVHDFQATVLHLLGLNHEKLIFKHLGRRYRLTDVSGKVVRDIIS, translated from the coding sequence ATGGAAAAAGAATTTTTAGAACACGGTTTGACCTTTAACCGACGCCGTTTTCTGTCTACCATGAGTTTGGGCTTGGGCAGTGTGGCGTTGGGGTCGTTGATGATTCCCAACTTGCTCAATGGCGGGGAGGTAGACGAGGCAGGATTTGTGCCCGGCATTCCTCATTTTGCGCCTAAGGCCAAACGCGTCATTTATCTGTTCCAAAATGGGGCACCGTCGCAGTTTGAAACCTTTGATTACAAACCCAAACTGTGCGAAATGGTGGGGCAGGAGCTGCCGCCTTCGGTGCGCGGTATGCAGCGACTGACGGGTATGACGGCCAATCAGGCGTCGTTTCCGTTGGCGGCTTCGTTTGTGGATTTTAAACAGTACGGTCAATCCGGGGCCTGGATAAGCGATCTGTTGCCTTACACCTCCAAGATCGTGGATGATCTGTGCATCGTCAAATCCATGTACACCGAAGCCATCAACCACGACCCCGCGCTGACGTTTTTCCAGACGGGCTCGCAGCAGGGCAACCGCCCCAGTATGGGCGCATGGTTGAGTTATGGTTTAGGGAATGAAAACAAAAACCTGCCTGATTTTACAGTCTTACTGTCGCGGGGCATCGGCAATGGACAGGGCGTTTATTCCAAACTTTGGTCCAACGGCTTTTTGGATTCCATTCACCAGGGCGTACAGTTCAGTAAAGGCGAAGACCCGGTACTGTACCTACGCGACCCGGAAGGCATGGACCGCGCTGCCCGTCGTGAGATGCTCGACAATTTATCCGAACTGAATCAGCTGTCGTATAGTGAATTTGGCGATCCCGAGATTGCCGCCAAAGTGAAGCAATACGAAATGGCGTATCGGATGCAAACGGCCGTGCCGGAGGTAATGGACTTGTCCAAAGAACCGGATGATATTGTGAAACTGTACGGCCCTGATTGTTTGGTGCCGGGTACGTATGCGGCTAACTGCCTGCTGGCGCGTAAACTCTCCGAAAGCGGCGTTCGTTTTGTGCAGTTGTATCACCAGGGCTGGGACCAACACGGCAACCTCCCGTTTGAGATCACCAGTCAGGCCAAAGATGTTGATCAGGCGTCGGCGGCGTTGGTGACCGATTTGAAACAACGCGGTTTGCTGGACGAAACGCTGGTCATTTGGGGGGGAGAATTTGGCCGTACGAGTTACAGTCAGGGAAAACTGACGGCCGATAATTACGGTCGCGACCATCATCCGCGTTGCTTTACGATCTGGATGGCGGGCGGCGGCATCAAGCCGGGCATGGTCTACGGCGATACCGATGACGTCGGTTACAATGTCAGTCGAAACCCCGTCCATGTGCATGATTTTCAGGCCACCGTTTTGCATTTGTTGGGCCTGAACCACGAGAAACTCATCTTTAAACACTTAGGCCGCCGTTATCGTCTGACCGACGTATCAGGAAAAGTAGTACGAGATATAATCAGTTGA